From the genome of Eucalyptus grandis isolate ANBG69807.140 chromosome 2, ASM1654582v1, whole genome shotgun sequence, one region includes:
- the LOC104434839 gene encoding 11S globulin seed storage protein 2, which yields MANSRLAFLAATLCLLVHVAFGKGYATAGLSEAQQCRLQRIRATQPDERIESEGGVTELWSEDDEQFQCAGVAAIRNVLRPNALFLPEFINAPRLVFIEQGRGLLGITYPGCAETYHSDQSSGSSSERGRRWQGEGQQGEGGSRDQHQKVHRIRRGDIIAIPEGALHWCHNDGNEELIAVSVVDLNNQGNQLDQRLRAFFLAGGEGGQGRQQGQQSRRRQSGRYNSQNIFQAFDTEILAESFNVPIEIAQKLQQQSNRGIMINVREKMRVVAPDEDEEYDEEYDEEQEERMRRRRGPLTSQNGFEETFCTMKIKQNIDIRREADVFSRQAGRVNIVNMHKLPILRYMDMSAERGRLLPNALYSPHWSMTDHRIVYVTRGDAHVQIVGQNGQNVFDEQASEGSMFVIPQFFTSIIRAGNSGFEWISFKTSSQPMKSPLAGYTSVFRALPIQVITNSFQMSPRDAQELKYNREHQTFLLSPSRQSRSMS from the exons ATGGCTAATTCAAGACTAGCTTTCCTGGCCGCGACCCTCTGCTTGCTCGTGCACGTGGCCTTCGGGAAGGGCTACGCCACGGCCGGGCTCAGCGAGGCCCAGCAATGCAGGCTCCAGAGGATCAGAGCCACCCAGCCAGACGAGCGCATCGAGTCCGAGGGCGGCGTCACCGAGCTCTGGTCTGAGGACGACGAGCAGTTCCAGTGCGCTGGTGTTGCCGCCATCCGCAATGTCCTGCGCCCCAACGCGCTCTTTTTGCCCGAGTTCATCAACGCCCCTCGCTTGGTCTTCATTGAGCAAG GTAGGGGATTGCTGGGGATAACCTACCCAGGATGTGCCGAGACATACCACTCGGATCAATCCTCTGGCAGCAGCAGCGAAAGAGGGAGGAGATGGCAAGGAGAGGGCCAGCAAGGGGAGGGGGGAAGCAGGGACCAACACCAGAAGGTTCACCGGATCCGCCGGGGCGACATCATCGCCATCCCTGAAGGTGCGCTTCATTGGTGCCACAACGACGGGAACGAAGAACTCATTGCCGTCTCCGTTGTCGACCTCAACAATCAGGGTAACCAGCTCGATCAAAGACTGAGG GCGTTCTTCCTCGCTGGAGGCGAAGGCGGGCAGGGCCGCCAACAGGGCCAGCagagccgccgccgccagagCGGGCGGTACAACTCCCAGAACATCTTTCAAGCCTTCGACACCGAAATCCTCGCCGAGTCCTTCAACGTTCCGATCGAAATAGCTCAGAAGTTGCAACAGCAGAGCAACAGGGGAATCATGATCAACGTCCGTGAGAAGATGAGAGTGGTAGCCCCAGATGAGGATGAGGAGTACGATGAGGAGTACGATGAGGAGCAGGAGGAGAGGATGCGAAGACGAAGGGGGCCGTTGACTTCGCAAAACGGGTTCGAAGAGACGTTCTGTACCATGAAGATCAAGCAGAACATTGACATCCGAAGGGAAGCCGACGTTTTCTCGAGGCAGGCCGGGCGGGTCAACATCGTCAACATGCACAAGCTCCCAATCCTGCGTTATATGGACATGAGCGCTGAGCGAGGCCGTCTTCTTCCG AATGCGCTGTACTCGCCACACTGGTCGATGACCGACCACAGGATCGTGTACGTGACTCGTGGCGACGCGCACGTGCAGATCGTGGGGCAGAACGGGCAGAACGTGTTCGACGAGCAGGCGAGCGAGGGCAGCATGTTCGTGATCCCGCAGTTCTTCACCTCGATAATCAGGGCAGGCAACAGCGGGTTCGAGTGGATCTCCTTCAAGACCTCGAGCCAGCCCATGAAGAGCCCGCTGGCGGGTTACACCTCGGTGTTCAGGGCCCTCCCTATCCAAGTCATCACCAACTCCTTCCAGATGTCGCCAAGGGACGCTCAGGAGCTTAAGTACAACCGCGAGCACCAGACGTTCCTCTTGTCGCCGAGCCGCCAGAGTCGGTCCATGTCTTAG